GATATAGGTGGCTACTACAATAAAGAGATTGAGATCTTAAGAAGTTTAGATATAGACCCATCTTTCGTAACTAATAGATATTATATAAATATAAAAAAAGAGTATGAAAAATACAAAAAACGCCATTTTTTCAATACGCAAAGTAAATCGTTTATATATATTCCTACGATAAAGAGACTTATGAGTGAAGCAAGAGTTCCTCAAGTTTTTCTTTTTATGGCTATGGCCGAATCAAACTTTTCGCTTCACGCTAAATCCCACAAAAAAGCTGTAGGACTTTGGCAGTTTATACCGCAAACAGCGAAAAAATACGGGCTTAGAATCGATGAGTATGTAGATGAGAGAAAAGATCCGGTAAAATCGACAAAAGCGGCTATTAGATATCTACAAGATCTCTATGCAAAATTTGGAAGATGGTATCTTGCTGCTCTTGCGTATAACTCAGGAGAAGGGAGGGTAGCAAGAGCTATCAAAAAAGCCAAAACGAAAAAGCTAGAAGTACTTATTGATCCAAAAAAGAGGTATTTGCCTAAAGAGAGTAGAAGATATATAAGAAAGATTATAGCACTTGCATTGATGGGAAATGATGAGAACTATTTTTTAAAGGACGATTTTGACTATATATTAAATAGAGGCTCTGCATACTCTTTGGCGGTAGTAAAAGTTAGAGGCGGCGACGTTTTAAGCGATATAGCCGAAAGCATAAAGATAAAAGAGTCAATTTTAAGAGAGCTTAACGCACATTTAAAATACGGTTTTGTACCGCCTTACGTAAAAGAGTACGATATATATATACCCTATATAAAACTTGCCGATTTTAAGGATAACTATAGACCTACTGATAAAAAGAGAGCTTACATAGTCTATAGAGTAAAAAGAGGAGACTCTTTGGTAAAAATTGCTAGAAAATACGATATTTCATATAAAGTTATAAAAGACTTTAATAAACTAAAATCAAATATTTTAAGAGTAAATCAAACTCTTATAATACCTGTACCTAAAAAGAGTAAAATTGTTTACAAAGTAAAAAAGGGTGATACTCTTTTATCTATTTCTAAAAGATATGGCATAAGTGTATCAAAGTTGAAAAAACTTAACGAAAAAAAAGATAATATGATTAGAGTTGGAGAGAGACTTGTTATTATCAATTAGGAGTTTTTTATTTTTATTTTTTCTGATATTTATATTCAGTGGGTGTGCTCAAAGAAGTTTTGTTTACTACTCTCCTACAGAAAAAAGTTACGGTAAACCTAAAAGCTCTTTTGCCGTACACAGAGCCACAATGAGACCTTATAAAGTAGGTGGAAAAACATACTATCCTACAGTAGTTAGAGTTGGTACCAAATATAGAGGAACTGCTAGCTGGTATGGACCTAATTTTCACGGAAAAAAGACAAGTAACGGCGAATATTATAATATGTACGAACTTACTGCGGCACACAAAACTCTACCTATGAATACTATGGTAAAAGTTACAAATCTAAATAACGGCAGAAGTGTTGTAGTTAGAATAAACGACAGAGGACCTTTTGTCAAAAATAGAATCATCGATCTATCTTACGCCGCTGCAAAAAAGATCGGAGTGATTGGAAAAGGTACGGCTCCTGTTGAGATAGAAGTTTTGGGATTTGATAAAACTATTGCTACTTTAGCATCAGGAGCCAAAAAAGAGGTTGAAATAGGAAATTTTGGAGTACAGATCGCCTCATTTAGGAGATTTGAGGGTGCTCAAATCACGAAAAAGAGGTATGCTCAGGTAGATGGAAGATATAGAGCCGTTATAAAAAAGTTTATTGTTGATGACGAACCTCTATATAGAGTATGGCTTATAGGTTTTGAAAGCGAAGATGAAGCTAGAGATTTTATTGCTTCGGGAAGATTTCCCGGCGCTTTCGTGGTTAGAGAATAGTGTAAGATTAAAGGATCGGTATGGTTGAGATAAAAAGAGTAACGAAAGAGACGGATATTTTTGTAAAACTAGATATTAAGGGAACCGGTAAATATCGTATTGACACAGGTATAGGTTTTTTCGATCATATGCTTCAGAGTTTAGCCAAACATGCGTATTTTGATCTTGAAATAGAGTGTAAAGGTGACCTTCACGTAGATTTTCATCATAGTGTAGAAGATGTAGGAATCGTTTTGGGGGAAGCTTTTAATAAAGCTGTATTCCCTTTGAAAAACAAAGAGCGATTTGGCGATGCGGTAGTCGTTATGGATGAAGCCGCCGTTGAGTGTTCACTTGATCTTTCAAATAGACCTTTTTTATTGTATGAAGTAGATATTGAGGGCAAAATCGGAGAGTTTGATTGTGAACTTTTCGAAGAGTTTTTCAGAGCTTTTGTTTACAACGCCAAAATTACCACACATATTGTTAAAAAAAGAGGAAAAAACAGACACCATATAGCAGAAGCCGCATTTAAATCTTTAGCTGTGGCATTAAGAAGAGCTCTAAAAGAGAGTGATAAAGCTTCTATTCCAAGTACGAAAGGTGTGCTTTGATAGAGCTTTTGATTTTGGACGTTGACGGATGTATGACAAATGGAAAGATTATATATACTAACAGCGAAGATGAGCTCAAAGAGTTTAACGTAAAAGACGGTTTTGCTATAAAGCAGTGGATGAGATTTGGAAAAAAGGTAGCCATAGTAACTGGAAGAGATTCTAAAATTGTGGAAAGAAGAGCGAGAGAGTTAGGAGTTGATTATCTTTATCAGGGAGTAAAAAACAAACTGGAGGCTCTTTTAAAAATTAAAGAGGATTGTGGATTGGATTTTAAAAATATTGCAGCTATAGGCGATGATTTAAACGACTTTAGACTACTTAAAAAAGTTGGAATAAGTTTTGCGCCAAACGATGCCGTTGATTTTTTGCACTCACACGTAGATGTAGTGCTTTCTAAAAAAGGTGGAGACGGAGCGGTTAGGGAAATGATAGAATATCTTCTTAAAAAAGAGGGTCTTTTTAAAGAGTATCTCAATTTTTGGATTGAGGAAATATAGTTGAAACTGATCTATTTTTTACTATCTTTAATACTTTTTTTCTTTATATGGACTATCTATGTGAAGCCTTATAGATTGGATATCAAAAGCGCTAAAGATATCCCGGAGGTTGTTTTTAAAGATTTTGTAACTTATGAGATAAATAAAAATGGACTTGAAACAAAACTTTTTGGACAAATAGGAAAAAAATATAAAGACAGATTGGAGATTGAAGATATTAAATATTATGGCTACAAAGAACCAAAAGAGGAGTTAAAGGCAAAAAAAGGAGTTTATAAAAAAGATATTATTTATCTGTACGGTAAAATTTTTTATAAAACGAAGGATATTAGTTTTTTTTCCGAACAAGCTGAGTACGATACTCAAAAAGAGATAATAAAAAGTAAAACTAGATTTAGTCTTTTTACCAATAGTGCTGAAGTTGTGGGAACTGATTTGATTTATTATAGAAATAAAGGTAAAATTTTGGCTAAAAATATAGAAGCAAAAATATATGAGAAGAAGAGAAAATGAGTATAAAAAAGATAGTTACTTATATGTTTTTAGTGTCTCTATCTCTTTTTGCGGCCGATGTGGAGATAACATCAAAAGCATTTGAAGCTGATGAGAAAAAACTTATATCTATATTTACGGGTGACGTAGATATTAAAAAAGGCAAAGATAGGATAAAAGCACAAAAAGTTATAGTGTATTTTGATAAAGATAGAAAGCCTATAAAATATGAAGCTTTTAAAAACGTAAAGTTTAAGATAGTTTTGGATGATAACAAATCTTATGAGGGTAAAGCGCAAAAGATAGTTTATTTGCCAAGTAAGCTAGAGTATATTTTAGAAAAAGATGTTTTTATTTTGCAAAAACCGGAAATGAGAAAGATATATGGCGAAAAAATAGTAGTAAATAGGCTTACCGGTCAAGCTTCAGTAAAAGGCGATAAAGATAAACCGGTAAAATTTATCTTTAAAATTGAAGAAAACTCAACAAAGGTAGATAAGTGATAAAGGCTGTTAAAGCCTTCTTCGTGACTTCTGCACCTTCTATAAAGGAGGCTCCTCCTGAGAGTTTAAGCGAAGTGGCTTTTTTAGGAAGAAGTAATGTAGGAAAAAGCTCCTTGCTTAACTCTTTGGTGGAGAGAAAAAATCTAGCAAAAAGTTCAGCAACTCCGGGAAAAACAAGACTTATAAATTTTTTCGATATAGAGTATAAAAGCGATGAAGATATTTTTCCTTTGATGTTTGTGGATTTACCCGGGTTTGGGTATGCGAAAGCATCTAAAAGTTTAAAGAACGAATGGCAAAAAAATCTTACGCAATTTGTTAAAAATAGAGCATCTATAAGAGTTTATATACTTTTAAGAGATGCAAGACATCCTAAGCTAAAGATAGATGAAGATGCAAAAGAGTTTATAAAAACGATAAGAAAACCGGATCAAAAACTAATAGAAGTTTTTACTAAAGTTGACAAACTAAAACAAAAAGAGCTTTCAAAATTAAAAAGAGATTTTCCCGATGCAATTTTGGTATCAAACACAAAAAAAAGAGGTATTGAAGAACTTAAAAAAGAGATTATAAAAACTGTTTTTGGAAAAGAGGTATGAAGATAACCTATTGTAAACCTAAACTTTATCATATTGAAGATATGCAAAGGGTTGTTAAAAAGGCTGTTGAAGAGGGTATAATACTTCCAAGAAGCGATGATGAAATAGCAACAAATATTAGATCTTACATAATAGCTCAAAAAGATAAAAAGATTATTGGTTTTACCGCTTTGCATATTCATACAAAAACATTAGCCGAAATTAGAAGTTTGATAGTTGATGAAAACTTTAGGGGTTTGGGAGTAGGTAAAAATTTGGTTTTAAAGGCTATCCAAGAGGGTAAAGAGTTAGGCGTACAAGAGATACTCTCATTAACTTACAGTAAAGAGTTTTTTGAGAAATTGGGCTTTATAGAGATCGAAAAAGAGAAAATCCCTGAGCATAAAATCTGGGCAGATTGTATAAAATGCAAACATTTTCCTATATGCAACGAAATATCGATGATAAAAAAAATATAAGAAATTTTTTTATATTTTTACTTTCAATTTTATATGAAACGTTAACTACTATATATTTATTTCTTCCGCCCCTTTTGGGTGTCGCTTTTTGGTTTTTTTTGAATAATAAAGAGAGTAAATCGTTAAATTTTTATATATTAATTTATACTCTTTTTTTTGAAGCAGATCACTCTTTACCTTTTTTTAGTACTTTTTTATTTTTTATTTTTTTAAAAAATGTTTTTTTGAAACTGTATAAATATTTTTTACAAATTTTTATTTTAAAAGTTTTTGCAGTGGTAACTTTTTATCTTACCTATCCTGTTTTTATATTTTTGTTGCATAAAATTTTTAAAACAGATATCATAATTGTAAATTCAGACTATTTTGGATATATATTGATTGAGATTTTTTTAGTGTTGGTTGTTGGATAGATGAGATTAAAGATTTTTTTCTACCTGTTTTTGCTTGTATGGATAGTTCTTCTGAGCAAGGTTTACTACCTTAGTATTAAATCTAATAGTTATTATGAATCTTTAGCCAAACAAAATATGATCAAAAAAGAGTGGATTATTCCCACAAGAGGAGAGATTCTTGATAGAAATTTAAAACCTCTAGCAGTGAACAATATAGGATTTAAAATAAAGGTTAAACCGCATCTATCATATAAGAAAAAAATCAAAGAACTTAATACCACAATAGATTATATTCACTCCCTTTTTCCAAATCTTGATAAAGCGAAAATGTATAGAAAATATAAAAGAAAGGATTCTCCTTACAATCACGATTTTATAGAAGTTGTGAGTTTTATTCCTTATGAAGAGGTTCTTCCCCATTTTGTAAAGTTAAATCTAAAAAAAGATATTTTGGTAGAACCTACGTTTAAAAGATACTATCCCAATAAAGATTTGGCTTCTCATATTATAGGTTATGTCTCAAGGACAAATAAAAAAGAGGCAAAAAGAGATCAAGTTGCAAAACTTGTTGGAATTATAGGTAAAGCGGGAGTCGAAAAATATTATAACAAATATCTTCAAGGCGAACTTGGATATAGACTTGTAAAAGTAACCGCTTTTAACGAAGAGATAGAGACTCTTGAACAAAAAGAACCAAAAGAGAATAGAGATCTTGTTTTGACGATAGATATAAGACTTCAAAAATATATAGAAAAACTATTTGAATCAAAAGCTGGTGTTGCTATTGTTATGGGGCTTGACGGAGAGATTTTGGCTGCCGGGAGTTTTCCAGAATATGATATAAATATGTTTGTATCGGGAATTTCAAAAGATAAATGGTATGAGCTTATAAACAACTTTGACCACCCGTTTACAAACAAACTCATAAACGGACTCTATCCTCCGGCTTCTACTATAAAGATGGGAGTTGCGCTCTCTTTTTTAGATACAAAAAAAATAAACGCATATACTCCATTTTACTGCAATGGTGCGATAGAACTAGGAAAAAGAAAGTTTAGGTGTTGGAAAAGAACGGGACACGGCGAAACAAGAATGAAAAAAGCTATAAGAGAGAGTTGTGACGTATATTTTTACGAAGGTAGTTTGAAAGTTGGTATAGATAAAATTGCAAAAACTTTAAGAGAGTTGGGTTTTGCAAGAAAAACCGGCGTTGATCTTCCAAATGAATTTATAGGAATTATTCCAGACAAAGAGTGGAAAGAGAGAAAATACGGTAGAAAATGGTATATAGGCGAAACCGTTGTAGCATCGATAGGACAGGGATATGATTTAGTAACGCCTATGCAGATGGCTAGACATACCGCTCTTTTAGCTTCAGGTAAACTTCCTACTCCTCATTTCGCAAAAAGGTTTGTAAACAAAAAGTATAAACCAAAATATGAAGATGTTTTGACACCTCTTCAAAAAAGAAAGCTACCAGCTATAAGAAGGGCTATGTATGAAGTTTGTAATCATCCTAAAGGGACGGCTACGGCACATATAAAGACATCTATAAAAATAGCAGGTAAAACCGGTACCGCTCAGGTTATTGGCATTCCTCAGGATGAAAAGGAGAGAATGAAAGAAGAAGAGCTAAAATATTATAGCCGTTCTCACGCTTGGCTGACAACTTACGGGCCTTATAAAAATCCAAAATATGTGGTAACCGTTTTAGTAGAACACGGAGGACATGGAGGAAGTGCGGCCGGGCCGATAGTTTCAAAAATATATGATAAGTTAATAGAACTAGGATATATAAAATAAAAATATAGGCAAGGGTTAAAAAACTTGTTTGCTTTGTTTGTTAACCCAAGCTTGATATGGAGTTGTAAGCAAAAAGAGTAAGTATTGTTAAAAGAGCTATACCAGCAGCCTTGTTATACATTTTGTTAGCCGTTATGAAAACTAAAACTACTGAAACAACAAGAGCTGTTGATATATCAAACAGATATTTGTGAATATCAACATCTAACGGATTTACAATTGCGGCCGAACCTAAGACAATTGTGAAGTTTGCCGCATTAGATCCTATTATATTTCCTATGCTCATATCTGCTTTTTTGTTTATTGCGGCAACTATACTAACCATAAGTTCAGGAAGACTCGTTCCGAAAGCTATCAAGAATAGACCGATTATCCACTCGCTTATTCCAAAATTTCTAGCTACATTTGAAGCGCTCTGGATTGCAAAATCGGCTCCTCCAACTACACTTACAAATCCAACGATTAATAGTATCGATGTTTTTAACCATGAAAAAGGCTCTTTAACAAGATCCTCATCTATCTCTTCAGAGAGCAGTGTAGCCTCTTTTGATAAAAATATTACATATCCTACCATTAAAATCAAGAACAAAAAACCTTCAAATCTAGTAATTACGCCGTCAAAAGCCATTAAAATAAAAACGAAAACCGGAATTAATGCCCATGTGCTATCTTTTGCAAAGATGTCTCTTTTTGGATTGATATTTTTGGAGATTAAAAAAACGAGACCTAAAACTAAAGTTATATTGAGTATGACACTACCTAAAACGTTTGCTACCGCCATTTCGCTTTTATGGTTGTAACTTGCCGCTATGCTAGCGGCCATTTCCGGAAGACTGGTTCCTATCGCAACTAAGGTAGCGCCTATTACAAATTCGGAAATATTGAAATGCAAAGCTATTCTTTCTGCCTCTTTTATGATTAAGTCAGCTCCTTTTATAAGAATCGTCATAGAAATTATGAAGATGATAAAATCCAAATATGCTCCTTTATTATTAAGTTAAAATAGTTAAAAATGTTTAGTAGTAAAGTGGTTGAAATAGTTTAAAAAAGTTAAATTAGTTGAGTAGTTTTATAACCAATTCTTCTACTCAACTACTCATCCACTCAACAATTTAACAACTTAACCATCTAAATCTTCATTTCTTACAATCAAACTTTTTGGCAAACCAAATTTATCTATAATCTCTTTCTCTTTTTCTCTCATCTCTCCGTTATCTTTTTCATGATCATATCCTAAAAGATGTAAAAGGCCATGTATAAAAAGAAGTGCCAATTCCTCTTTGGGTGTATGTCCAAACTTTTGTGTAGCCTCTAAAACTTTATCTACAGATATTACAATTACTCCAAGCAAAGCTCCTGGTGTTTCTTCAAGAGGAAAACTTATAACGTCTGTTGGTTTATCTACATTTCTAAATTCATGATTTATAGCTTTTATTTCCGCATCGTCGGTTAAAATAAGTTCAATATCTCTGTTTGTTAGATTTTGCGCTATCTTTTCCAAAAAATCTATATCGAAATCGTAGTCTGTTCTATTATCTAAATCTATCATATTATCTCCCTAAAGTTTAAGTTATTTTAGCAGAAGTAGCTTTATTTAACTCTATTTAATAAAAAAAAATATAAAATTTATATAAAATATTGTAAAAACTTTGTAAAATATAAAAATAAATAAATAAAATAAAATGTGGAGAAAGGCTGTATATGAAATTTTTAAAAAATCTTACAATTAAAACAAAGCTTATTTTGCTTGTTGCAATATCTGTTTTAAGCGTAGTAATACTCTCTTATATTTTAATATATGAAAACTACAAGGATTACAAAATTAACAAAAATTTGAAAAATAGCGTTGTTTTATCAGTAAAAATTTCAAATATAGTTCATGAGTTGCAAAAAGAGCGTGGTAGAACGGCAGGTTTTCTAGGAAGCAAAGGAAAAAAGTTTGTTAATGAGATTAAAGAGCAAAGAGAGTTAACCAATATTAAAAAAGCAGAACTTATTTCTTTTATGAAGTCTAAAAATTTTAGTGAAATCGACAGTACTATAAAAAAAGAGTATAAAAAAGCTTTTGAACTTCTAAAAAAACTTGATAGTGTTAGAAAAGAAATCGATAATTTCTCTATAGATACGAAAGAGGCATTAAAATATTATACTACACTAAACGGATATTTTTTAGATACTATTGCCCTCATATCAAAAAAGAGTAACAATGCAGAATTGGCAAAAAAATTAATAGCGTACACTAATTTTCTTTTATCTAAAGAGAGAGCCGGGATAGAGAGGGCGGTTCTATCTAATACTTTTGCAAGAGAGAAGTTTTTAGAAGGTTTTTTTGTAAAATTTTTAACTCTTTTAAGCGAGCAGAAGGCATTTATAAAAAGTTTTGAAGTAGCAGCTCCAAAAGAGTTTATCGACTATTATAAGAGTAAAATAAAAGGAGATGTGATTCAAGAAGTTGAAAGAATGGAAAGGATTGCCATTGAAAAGGGTGATGTAGGAGGGTTTAATATAGAACCTTCGTATTGGTTCAAAAAAATTACCCAAAAAATCGATCTTTTAAAAGATGTTGAAAATTTTATGTCAAACAAATTACTTTTATATATATCAAGAACTATAGAAGTTAAGAAAAGAGTTTTGATAACACATACATTTTTTTCAATTGTAATTGTTATTATAATATTGATATTAGGTTATGTTATTGCAAATAGATCTATCAGTTTCAAGATTGTTAAAATAAAGGATATATTAAAAGAGATAGCCGAAAAAAAAGATTTTACAAAAAAAATTGAGATAGATACAGATGATGAGATTGGAATTATAGCAAAAAGTATAAACCAAACAATGAACTCTGCAAAAGAAGTTATAAATCAAGCAAAGATTGCGGCTCAAGAAGATGCTTCTATAGCAGCAGAACTAAGCTCAACTGCTATGGAAATAGGAAAGAGAGCCGAAGAAGAATCAACCATTGTCTCTTCTACCACACAAAAAGCAAATTATATGAAAGAACCTCTTGAAAATACCGTGAAAAGGCTTGATGAATCAAAGGAAGAGGTAAAAAAAGCCAATGAAAAACTTGATATTTCTAGAAACAGTATTCTCGAGTTAGTAAAAACAGTTCAAGATAGTTCGAAAAATGAAGAAAAAATAGTGCAAGATCTGGAAAAATTAATTGAGCGAACAAATGAGACTAAAAATGTATTAAATCTTATAGAGTCAATTGCTAGTCAGACAAATCTTTTAGCGTTAAACGCAGCTATAGAAGCGGCAAGAGCTGGAGAACACGGTAAAGGTTTTGCTGTTGTTGCCGAAGAAGTTAGAAATTTGGCCGAAAAATCTAGTGAGCATGTTGAAAATATTAGCGATACAATGAATAGGTTAATTGATAGTATAAATATAATAAGCGAAAAGATCTCATTAAATGCTAAAGAGTTTTCAAAGATGACTAAATCGGCTTCGATTGTTGAAAAAGATATTGATGAAGTATCTCATGTTATGCAAAATAGTGTAAAAAAATCTGAAGAGTCTTCTAAAAGTATAAAAGAAATAAGAATAGAAATAGAAAATATTTTAAACGAAATAGAAAGAATAAACGATATATCATCTTCAAACGCAAGAAGCGTGGAAGAGATAGCTACTGCAACGGAACATCTTTATAAACAGATAGAAGAGTTAAGCAACCTTCTTGAACAGTTTAAAACATGAAAATCGTAGCTATTGGAATCTCTACCGGCGGCCCCTCTATTATAGAAAAAGTTGCAAAAAGGATTGAAAAAGCGCAAAAAGGCTCAATTGTTATCTGTTTACATATGCAACCCGATATTTTAGAAAGTTTTGTCTCAAGAATCTCGGCTATAGCTAATTTGCCAATAGAAATTACAAAAGATAAGTTGGAGTTGCAAATAGGAAAAATATATATATGTACTGCTTTTAAAAACACTTTGTATAAAAATTATAATGGAAAAGAGATTTTTCAGCTTTCAAACTATCAAACCTTGTTTCAACCAAATATAGATATTTTTTTCGAATCATTAGCAGATAGAAAAAATGATGTACATAATATTTTGGGAATTATATTGACCGGGATAGGTGATGATGGTGTAAAAGGTCTAATGTCTTTAAAAAAAAGAGGTGCAGTTACGCTGGCCTCCAATAAAGAGAGTTCCGTAATTTACGGAATGCCTAAGAGGGCCAAAGAGATTGGTGCAACTTCTAAAGTCCTGTCACTAGATGAAATCATCAAAGAGATAGAAAGATTTTTAAATGAATAAATGCCTTGATGATATTTTGAAATTTTTTTACAAAAAAACCGGAATTGTTTTTGAAAACAAACTATACATTTTAGAAAATAAAATTGTTAAATTTTATAAACATATAAATTACAGCGATTGTAGAGATTTTTTAATGGCATTAAAAAATTCCGAGAAGCTTTTTCAAGATTTTGTAAATTTTTTGACCGTTTCTGAGAGTTTTTTTTTCAGAGAGAAAGGGCATTTTGATTTTGTTATTGAAGAGATTAAAAAAGATATAAAACAAAAATATAGATTTCTATCGATTCCTTGTTCTAGCGGTGAAGAACCATATACTATCTTAATATATTTGTTTGAAAACGATTTTAGAGATTTTGAGATTATGGGCGCCGATATAAATACAAAAGTTATAGAAGAGGCAAAAATAGGTATATATACGCAAAGAAGAGTGTTGTATGTTCCAAAAGATTTGTTAGAAAAATATTTTGAAAAAGTTGGTAAAAATTATATGTTTAAAGATATGTATAAAAAATATATCACTTTTAAATATTTAAATCTCTTTGATAAAAAAATATTCTCTCTTGGAAAATTTGATTTTATTTTTAGCAGAAATCTTTTTATCTATTTTGACGATCAAAGTAGAGAAGAAGCGCTTAAGATTTTTCACAAACTTTTACTGCCAGGTGGATATCTACTTTTAGGACACGCGGATATAATAAAACAAATGCCAGGATTTGAAAGAGTGAAGATACCTGGTTTGCAGATTTTAAAAAAAATCTGATAAAATCTCAAAAAAAATTAAGGTAGGATATGAAAAAAGCGGTTTGTATTATTAGCGGAGGTATGGATAGTGCGGTGGTGGCATATATAGCAAAAAACAAAGGGTATGAAATAATAGGTTTGCATTTTAACTATGGACAAAGAACCGAAAAAAAAGAGCTAGAATGTTTTGAAAAAATCTCAAAAGCCTTGAATGCAAAGATTTATGTTGTAGAATTACCGTTTTTTTCTCAAATAGGCGCTTCTGCGTTAATAGACAAAAATATTGCAGTACCTACAGATGGTTTGAAACCGGGAGTTCCGATTACATACGTTCCTTTTAGAAACGGTATATTTTTGAGTATTGCTGCGGCTGTTGCAGAAAAAGAGGCGGCCGAAGCTATTTACATAGGTGTTGTAGAAGAGGATAGTAGCGGTTATCCAGACTGCAGGGAAGAGTTTATAAAATCTATGGAGAGATCAATAAATCTAGGAATTAAAGAGGAAACTAAGATTAAACTAAAAACTCCTCTTGTTCATTTACGTAAAGAGGATATTGTCTCTAAGGCTATAGAGTTAGGGGTTCCTCTTGAATTTACATGGAGCTGTTATCAAGCCGAAGATGAAGCATGTGGGGTTTGTGATAGTTGTCGTTTAAGGTTAAAGGGTTTTAAAAAGGCTGGCATAAAAGATAAGATACCTTATAAAATTAGCAATTAAATTTATTAAATGTAGATCAGAAAAGTTACATTTTTGGCTTTGATTCTACTTTACGATTTATAAATTTCTAATCAGCCTCTCATCTGAAGATATTTTTTTAATCCAAGATTTGACCACTCTCTATTTTCTAACCAAAAAGGTTCGATTATATCCCAAACTTTTTTGAAATCATCACTCTTTTTAGATTGCTCTTTAATTACTTCAAAAAGAGCATTTTTTGCCGCATCTACAATCTCTTTTGGCCATTTTTTTAAAATTACGCCTCTACTTTTTAACTCTTTTAAAGCCTTAGCGTTTTGTGCTTGAAATTCGAAAACCATAGTGGAGTTTAGTTCATTGGCGCAAGATTCTATCAATTTTTTATGCTCATTTCCCAAGTTATCCCACACTTTTTTATTGAAAGTTAGTTCCAA
This Nitrosophilus labii DNA region includes the following protein-coding sequences:
- the mrdA gene encoding penicillin-binding protein 2; amino-acid sequence: MRLKIFFYLFLLVWIVLLSKVYYLSIKSNSYYESLAKQNMIKKEWIIPTRGEILDRNLKPLAVNNIGFKIKVKPHLSYKKKIKELNTTIDYIHSLFPNLDKAKMYRKYKRKDSPYNHDFIEVVSFIPYEEVLPHFVKLNLKKDILVEPTFKRYYPNKDLASHIIGYVSRTNKKEAKRDQVAKLVGIIGKAGVEKYYNKYLQGELGYRLVKVTAFNEEIETLEQKEPKENRDLVLTIDIRLQKYIEKLFESKAGVAIVMGLDGEILAAGSFPEYDINMFVSGISKDKWYELINNFDHPFTNKLINGLYPPASTIKMGVALSFLDTKKINAYTPFYCNGAIELGKRKFRCWKRTGHGETRMKKAIRESCDVYFYEGSLKVGIDKIAKTLRELGFARKTGVDLPNEFIGIIPDKEWKERKYGRKWYIGETVVASIGQGYDLVTPMQMARHTALLASGKLPTPHFAKRFVNKKYKPKYEDVLTPLQKRKLPAIRRAMYEVCNHPKGTATAHIKTSIKIAGKTGTAQVIGIPQDEKERMKEEELKYYSRSHAWLTTYGPYKNPKYVVTVLVEHGGHGGSAAGPIVSKIYDKLIELGYIK
- a CDS encoding calcium/sodium antiporter encodes the protein MDFIIFIISMTILIKGADLIIKEAERIALHFNISEFVIGATLVAIGTSLPEMAASIAASYNHKSEMAVANVLGSVILNITLVLGLVFLISKNINPKRDIFAKDSTWALIPVFVFILMAFDGVITRFEGFLFLILMVGYVIFLSKEATLLSEEIDEDLVKEPFSWLKTSILLIVGFVSVVGGADFAIQSASNVARNFGISEWIIGLFLIAFGTSLPELMVSIVAAINKKADMSIGNIIGSNAANFTIVLGSAAIVNPLDVDIHKYLFDISTALVVSVVLVFITANKMYNKAAGIALLTILTLFAYNSISSLG
- the ybeY gene encoding rRNA maturation RNase YbeY translates to MIDLDNRTDYDFDIDFLEKIAQNLTNRDIELILTDDAEIKAINHEFRNVDKPTDVISFPLEETPGALLGVIVISVDKVLEATQKFGHTPKEELALLFIHGLLHLLGYDHEKDNGEMREKEKEIIDKFGLPKSLIVRNEDLDG
- a CDS encoding methyl-accepting chemotaxis protein → MKFLKNLTIKTKLILLVAISVLSVVILSYILIYENYKDYKINKNLKNSVVLSVKISNIVHELQKERGRTAGFLGSKGKKFVNEIKEQRELTNIKKAELISFMKSKNFSEIDSTIKKEYKKAFELLKKLDSVRKEIDNFSIDTKEALKYYTTLNGYFLDTIALISKKSNNAELAKKLIAYTNFLLSKERAGIERAVLSNTFAREKFLEGFFVKFLTLLSEQKAFIKSFEVAAPKEFIDYYKSKIKGDVIQEVERMERIAIEKGDVGGFNIEPSYWFKKITQKIDLLKDVENFMSNKLLLYISRTIEVKKRVLITHTFFSIVIVIIILILGYVIANRSISFKIVKIKDILKEIAEKKDFTKKIEIDTDDEIGIIAKSINQTMNSAKEVINQAKIAAQEDASIAAELSSTAMEIGKRAEEESTIVSSTTQKANYMKEPLENTVKRLDESKEEVKKANEKLDISRNSILELVKTVQDSSKNEEKIVQDLEKLIERTNETKNVLNLIESIASQTNLLALNAAIEAARAGEHGKGFAVVAEEVRNLAEKSSEHVENISDTMNRLIDSINIISEKISLNAKEFSKMTKSASIVEKDIDEVSHVMQNSVKKSEESSKSIKEIRIEIENILNEIERINDISSSNARSVEEIATATEHLYKQIEELSNLLEQFKT
- a CDS encoding CheB methylesterase domain-containing protein produces the protein MKIVAIGISTGGPSIIEKVAKRIEKAQKGSIVICLHMQPDILESFVSRISAIANLPIEITKDKLELQIGKIYICTAFKNTLYKNYNGKEIFQLSNYQTLFQPNIDIFFESLADRKNDVHNILGIILTGIGDDGVKGLMSLKKRGAVTLASNKESSVIYGMPKRAKEIGATSKVLSLDEIIKEIERFLNE
- a CDS encoding CheR family methyltransferase, giving the protein MNKCLDDILKFFYKKTGIVFENKLYILENKIVKFYKHINYSDCRDFLMALKNSEKLFQDFVNFLTVSESFFFREKGHFDFVIEEIKKDIKQKYRFLSIPCSSGEEPYTILIYLFENDFRDFEIMGADINTKVIEEAKIGIYTQRRVLYVPKDLLEKYFEKVGKNYMFKDMYKKYITFKYLNLFDKKIFSLGKFDFIFSRNLFIYFDDQSREEALKIFHKLLLPGGYLLLGHADIIKQMPGFERVKIPGLQILKKI